A genomic region of Arachis hypogaea cultivar Tifrunner chromosome 5, arahy.Tifrunner.gnm2.J5K5, whole genome shotgun sequence contains the following coding sequences:
- the LOC112803770 gene encoding uncharacterized protein, with translation MRQEGVPVEPTGFGARDTQGTVGLTEFQDKEEAVLSLKTYSIQRGVQYKVVESDYRQYVGKCYEFGNECTWLIRLSLWQRKDIWEVKRYNGPHTCLATSISSDHRSLDYHVISAFIMPMVRVDASVCIKILLNATEAHFGFRSTYRRVWLAKQKAVAYIYGDWDESYNDLPRWVLGVQLTMHGSVAVLRTSFILVGSRWTGENAVSWSFFLSHLRHVTLQPGILVISDKHNGIKVALEAVDGGWLPLAVYRAFYIRLVAANFALTFKGKDARRLLVNAAYAKTEVEFDYWFDILRSEDPAMCDWENRIDYSLWTQHRDEGRRFRHMTINISECVNSILKGVRNLPVCSLVKATYGKVGRAIRSKHMIRSALPMKVPELQAVREPMITTSAILGHQKVDVHGELGSGMYSTKLW, from the exons ATGAGACAAGAGGGGGTTCCTGTGGAACCCACTGGATTTGGTGCTAGAGATACCCAGGGGACTGTGGGTCTTACAGAGTTTCAGGATAAAGAGGAGGCTGTGTTAAGCCTGAAGACATATAGCATCCAACGCGGGGTACAGTACAAAGTGGTGGAGTCCGATTATCGCCAGTACGTAGGGAAGTGTTATGAGTTTGGGAACgagtgcacatggttgattaggCTAAGTCTCTGGCAGCGCAAGGATATTTGGGAGGTAAAACGATACAACGGACCTCATACTTGTCTCGCGACGTCGATATCGAGCGATCACAGGAGTCTTGATTATCATGTGATCTCGGCTTTCATCATGCCAATGGTTAGAGTTGACGCATCCGTGTGCATCAAGATACTGCTGAATGCGACAGAGGCACACTTTGGGTTCAGGTCGACTTATAGGAGGGTCTGGTTGGCCAAGCAGAAGGCTGTCGCCTATATTTACGGAGattgggatgagtcatacaacgaTCTGCCGCGGTGGGTCTTGGGAGTGCAACTGACGATGCATGGTAGTGTTGCAGTGCTGAGGACGAGTTTTATTCTAGTGGGGAGCAGGTGGACG GGTGAGAATGCGGTGTCCTGGTCATTTTTTCTATCCCATCTCCGCCACGTGACCCTACAACCGGGTATCTTGGTGATATCAGATAAGCACAACGGTATCAAGGTTGCACTTGAGGCTGTCGACGGAGGATGGCTACCACTTGCTGTATACCGTGCATTCTATATTCGACTTGTGGCGGCAAATTTTGCCCTCACATTCAAGGGTAAGGATGCAAGGAGACTTCTTGTGAATGCAGCGTATGCCAAGACTGAGGTAGAAttcgattactggtttgatattctgcgGTCTGAAGACCCTGCCATGTGTGACTGGGAAAACAGGATTGACTATTCGTTGTGGACTCAGCATCGGGATGAGGGTAGGAGATTCAGACACATGACGATAAACATCTCCGAGTGTGTTAATTCCATCTTGAAGGGAGTCAGGAACCTTCCAGTATGCTCTCTAGTGAAGGCCACTTATGGGAAGGTTGGCAGAGCTATTCGTTCAAAGCACATGATCCGCTCGGCTCTCCCAATGAAGGTGCCAGAACTGCAAGCTGTACGGGAACCAATGATCACCACCTCTGCCATCCTTGGACATCAAAAAGTCGATGTCCACGGCGAGCTGGGGTCGGGGATGTACTCCACCAAATTGTGGTAG